A portion of the Gasterosteus aculeatus chromosome 12, fGasAcu3.hap1.1, whole genome shotgun sequence genome contains these proteins:
- the LOC120813140 gene encoding eukaryotic translation initiation factor 4 gamma 2, whose amino-acid sequence MLGNIKFIGELGKLNLIHESILHKCIKTLLEKKKRVQLKDVGEDLECLCQIMRTVGPKLDHEKARSLMDQYFSRMQSLTNSKELPARIRFLLQNTVEQRANNWAARKAYSDNGPKTINQVRRDAVKDLGVFIPPQNDGMRNEFFMENSSFLPTRIKFDRETLGGLADMFGQMPGSGIGTGPGVIQDHYSPTMGRHRTNPLYNGHIGNSNGSHQPQFEAGSKPYTKPNQGQSSPVFNHKQNHAVQMQPKDMAPRFGKKGKVNADEISLRPAQSFILSKKQQTPKLQPQMTMIPSSTQGSILGQSPQLGLKINPPPIQEKPAKVTKKAPPTKEELRKMTETLVADYLNNKNIEDSVNAVREMKAPKHFLSEMLNMIVVYSLDRSDEDKEHASTLVLALCTEGLATGENLMQAFLSVLDQCPKIEEEVPLVKSYLAQFAARAIITDLVSISDLAHPLENGAHFPLFLLCLQQIVKLKDRDWLADLFQQSKVNMQKMLPEIDQNKDRMLEILDGKGLSFLFPLMKLEKELLKQIKVDPSPQSIYKWIKDNISPKLHTDKGFVNILMTSFLQYIAYEINPDDDEEQLSAPTKEQQDEEKQQLLAFKPVMQKFLHDHIELQVGALYALQVHCNTKGFPKGMLLRYFVNFYDMEIIEEEAFLSWKEDVTQEYPGKGKALFQVNQWLTWLETAEEEESEDEEF is encoded by the exons ATGCTGGGCAACATCAAATTCATCGGGGAACTTGGGAAACTCAACCTCATCCATGAATCTATCCTTCATAAGTGCATCAAAACA cttttggagaagaagaagagagtcCAACTCAAGGACGTGGGTGAAGACTTGGAATGTCTCTGTCAGATAATGAGAACAGTGGGACCTAAACTTGATCATGAAAAGGCTAGG TCCTTGATGGATCAGTACTTCAGCCGCATGCAGTCCTTAACTAACAGCAAGGAATTGCCGGCTAGGATTCGGTTCCTGCTGCAGAACACAGTGGAGCAGCGGGCAAACAACTGGGCCGCTCGCAAAGCGTATAGCGACAATGGACCAAAGACGATCAACCAAGTTCGTCGGGATGCAGTAAAG GATTTGGGTGTTTTTATTCCACCTCAAAACGATGGCATGAGAAATGAATTCTTCATGGAAAACTCCTCCTTCCTACCAACAAGGATCAAATTTGACAGAGAAACTCTTGGTGGGCTGGCTGATATGTTTGGACAAATGCCTG GAAGTGGCATTGGTACAGGTCCAGGAGTCATTCAGGACCACTATTCCCCGACTATGGGACGCCATCGCACAAACCCGCTCTACAATGGCCACATTGGAAACAGCAACGGGTCACACCAGCCTCAATTTGAAGCGGGAAGCAAACCGTATACAAAACCAAACCAG gggCAGAGTTCACCGGTTTTCAACCACAAACAGAATCATGCTGTGCAGATGCAGCCTAAAGATATGGCTCCACGATTTGGCAAGAAGGGGAAAGTCAATGCTGATGAG ATCAGCCTGAGGCCCGCGCAGTCTTTCATCttgagtaaaaaacaacaaaccccGAAGCTGCAGCCACAGATGACCATGATTCCTTCAAGTACCCAAGGTTCCATACTCGGACAG TCTCCACAGCTTGGCCTGAAAATCAATCCCCCACCAATTCAGGAAAAACCTGCCAAGGTTACCAAAAAGGCTCCGCCTACAAAGGAAGAGTTGCGCAAAATGACG GAGACCTTGGTGGCCGATTACCTGAACAACAAGAACATCGAAGACTCAGTGAATGCTGTGAGGGAAATGAAGGCACCAAAGCACTTTTTGTCCGAGATGCTGAACATGATCGTGGTCTATTCCCTTGATCGTTCAGATGAGGATAAGGAGCATGCAAGCACCCTGGTCCTTGCTCTCTGCACAGAGGGTCTCGCCACGGGTGAAAATCTAATGCag GCGTTTTTGAGTGTCCTGGACCAGTGTCCTAAGATCGAGGAGGAAGTACCACTGGTGAAGTCGTACCTGGCACAGTTTGCTGCACGCGCGATCATCACTGATCTTGTCAGCATCTCCGATCTGGCCCACCCTCTGGAGAACGGTGCGCATTTCCCACTATTCCTGCTCTGCCTGCAGCAGATTGTCAAACTGAAGGACCGTGATTGGCTGGCTGACCTATTCCAGCAGAGCAAGGTCAACATGCAGAAAATGCTACCTG AAATTGACCAGAACAAGGACCGGATGCTGGAGATTCTGGATGGCAAAGGTCTCAGCTTCTTGTTTCCACTGATGAAACTGGAGAAAGAGCTGCTGAAGCAGATCAAAGTAGATCCCTCTCCCCAGTCCATCTACAAGTGGATCAAAGACAACATCTCTCCTAAACTCCACACCGACAAAGGCTTTGTCAACATCCTCATGACCAG CTTCTTGCAGTACATTGCTTACGAGATCAACCCTGACGATGATGAAGAGCAGCTTTCAGCGCCCACtaaggagcagcaggatgaggagaagcagcagctgctggcttTCAAGCCAGTGATGCAGAAATTCTTACACGATCACATTGAGCTGCAAGTCGGCGCGCTGTATGCCCTGCAGGTTCACTGCAATACCAAGGGTTTCCCCAAAG GTATGTTACTGCGCTACTTTGTCAACTTTTACGACATGGAAATAATTGAAGAAGAAGCCTTCCTTTCATGGAAAGAAGATGTCACCCAAGAATATCCGGGGAAAGGGAAAGCATTATTTCAG GTGAACCAGTGGCTGACCTGGCTGGAGACTGCTGAAGAAGAGGAGTCTGAGGATGAAGAGTTCTGA
- the LOC144385348 gene encoding protein KASH5-like has protein sequence MSDGNDDCGSAGSGTKDKDTSGFSEHELLDIMYNTCNTANTGEVLASTIMQYLQTMTAQGPEQDGLAALRRLLDPDCQDPHVSRESYHAIMREWISQCSQDSDGKDLLGTVADLKHAHRKLSEQNSGLLRTVAQCEDVNLQLTLEVTELRTKLASVRGKATGKKKKS, from the exons ATGTCTGACGGAAATGATG ATTGTGGATCAGCCGGCAGTGGGACGAAGGATAAAGACACAAGTGGATTTTCTGAGCATGAACTCCTTGACATCATGTACAATACATGTAATACCGCCAACACAG GAGAGGTGTTGGCCTCCACTATCATGCAGTACCTGCAGACCATGACGGCTCAGGGTCCAGAGCAGGACGGACTGGCTGCCCTGCGACGGCTTCTGGACCCTGACTGTCAGGACCCTCACGTGAGCAGGGAGTCTTACCACGCCATCATGAGGGAGTGGATCTCACAATGCAGCCAGGACAG TGATGGAAAAGATCTTTTGGGCACAGTAGCCGACCTGAAGCACGCTCACCGCAAGCTGAGTGAGCAGAACAGCGGTCTGCTGAGGACGGTGGCACAGTGTGAAGATGTAAACCTGCAGCTCACTCTCGAGGTCACTGAGCTGCGAACAAAACTGGCCAG TGTACGCGGCAAAGCcacagggaagaagaagaaaagctga
- the ctr9 gene encoding RNA polymerase-associated protein CTR9 homolog, which produces MSRGSIEIPLRDTDEVIELDFDQLPEGDEVISILKQEHTQLHIWIALALEYYKQGKTEDFVKLLEAARIDGNLDYRDHEKDQMTCLDTLAAYYVQQARKEKNKDAKKELITQATLLYTMADKIIMYDQNHLLGRACFCLLEGDKMDQADAQFHFVLNQSTNNIPALLGKACISFNKKDYRGALAYYKKALRTNPGCPAEVRLGMGHCFVKLSKLEKARLAFGRALELNSKCVGALVGLAVLELNSKEADSIKNGVQLLSRAYTIDPSNPMVLNHLANHFFFKKDYSKVQHLALHAFHNTEVEAMQAESCYQLARSFHVQEDYDQAFQYYYQATQFASSTFVLPFFGLGQMYVYRRDKDNAAQCFEKVLKAYPNNYETMKILGSLYATSDDQEKRDIAKGHLKKVTEQYPDDVEAWIELAQIMEQTDIQGALSAYGTATRILQEKVQADVPPEILNNLGALHFRLGNLGEAKKYFLASLERAKAEGEHDEHYYNAISVTTSYNLARLYEAMCEFHEAEKLYKNILREHPNYVDCYLRLGAMARDKGNFYEASDWFKEALQINQDHPDAWSLIGNLHLAKQEWGPGQKKFERILKQPSTQNDTYSMLALGNVWLQTLHQPTRDREKEKRHQDRALAIYKQVLRNDSKNLYAANGIGAVLAHKGFFREARDVFAQVREATADISDVWLNLAHIYVEQKQYISAVQMYENCLKKFYKYQNTEVLLYLARALFKCGKLQDCKQMLLKARHVAPSDTVLMFNVALVLQRLATLVLKDEKSNLKAVLSAVKELELAHRYFSYLCKAGDKMRFDLALAASEARQCSDLLSQAQYHVARARKQDEEEKELRAKQEQERDILRQQIKKEQTEKRNKEAEEQKKLLEQRALYVEKTKNLLTFAEGSKELAKEKKKSGGRRKKGGDMDEFVNDDSDEDLPLKKKKKKRGGSGSEPDEGAEGDKPRKKKRKPARGDDSDDEDGGSRPKKQRKPKERKRVEKQQPERLPPSLKGKIKSKAIISSSESSSDEDGLKIAEDRHQRDSGSGSDDGGGHRKQIPSDSESDGGRKHSGSEAGSPRRSGGSEDDDSGSDRPVKKRRVQRQSDSEQSDNESKRSRSGSDDESRPSSPAAASGRGSDRGSEAGSDIQGSPRHSDNGSEPEASNNDSD; this is translated from the exons ATGTCTCGGGGCTCCATTGAGATCCCTTTGCGGGACACCGATGAG GTCATCGAGCTTGACTTTGACCAGCTGCCAGAAGGAGACGAGGTCATCAGCATCCTgaagcaggaacacacacagctgcacataTGGATTGCTTTGGCG TTGGAGTACTACAAGCAGGGCAAAACAGAGGATTTTGTCAAGCTTTTAGAAGCAGCCCGTATCGATGGAAACCTCGACTACAGAGACCACGAGAAAGACCAGATGACCTGTCTGGACACATTGGCAGCTTACTATGTTCAGCAAGCAcgcaaagagaaaaacaaggatGCCAAGAAGGAGCTTATCACGCAGGCCACGCTGCTCTACACGATGGCCGACAAGATCATCATGTACGATCAG AACCATTTGCTGGGACGAGCCTGTTTCTGCCTGCTGGAAGGAGACAAGATGGACCAGGCTGACGCTCAGTTCCACTTTGTCCTCAATCAGTCCACCAACAACATCCCTGCTCTGCTTG GTAAGGCTTGCATCTCCTTCAATAAAAAGGATTACAGAGGTGCACTGGCGTACTACAAAAAGGCCCTCCGCACTAACCCAGGCTGCCCAG CTGAGGTCAGGCTGGGGATGGGCCACTGTTTTGTCAAGCTCAGCAAACTGGAGAAGGCCCGTTTGGCGTTTGGCCGAGCCCTGGAGCTTAATTCCAAATGTGTGGGAGCTCTAGTTGGTTTGGCGGTTTTGGAGCTCAACAGCAAGGAGGCCGATTCCATCAAGAACGGAGTGCAGCTCCTGTCTCGGGCTTACACCATAGATCCCAGCAACCCCATGGTGCTCAACCACCTCGCCAACCACTTTTTCTTCAAAAAG GATTACAGTAAAGTGCAGCATCTGGCCCTCCACGCTTTCCACAACACCGAGGTCGAGGCCATGCAGGCTGAGAGCTGCTACCAGTTAGCTCGCTCATTTCACGTGCAG GAGGACTATGACCAAGCGTTTCAGTATTACTACCAGGCCACTCAGTTTGCCTCATCCACCTTTGTGTTGCCCTTCTTCGGCCTGGGCCAGATGTATGTGTATCGAAGGGACAAAGACAATGCGGCACAATGCTTCGAAAAGGTTTTAAAAGCCTACCCTAATAACTACGAGACAATGAAAATCCTGGGGTCTCTCTATGCTACGTCTGATGATCAGGAAAAGAGAGACATTGCAAAA GGTCATTTGAAGAAGGTAACCGAGCAGTACCCAGACGACGTGGAGGCCTGGATCGAGCTGGCTCAGATTATGGAGCAGACTGATATTCAAGGAGCGCTGTCTGCATACGGCACAGCCACCCGCATCCTGCAGGAGAAGGTGCAGGCCGACGTTCCACCCGAGATCCTCAACAACCTCGGGGCTCTTCACTTCAGACTGGGAAACCTGGGAGAGGCCAAG aAATACTTTCTTGCGTCTCTGGAGCGGGCCAAAGCTGAAGGGGAGCATGACGAGCATTACTACAACGCTATTTCTGTCACTACGTCTTACAATCTGGCCCGCCTGTACGAGGCCATGTGTGAATTTCACGAGGCTGAGAAACTCTACAAAAACATCCTGAGAGAGCATCCCAACTACGTGGACT GTTATCTGCGTCTTGGAGCAATGGCCCGCGACAAAGGAAATTTCTACGAGGCCTCTGATTGGTTCAAAGAGGCCCTGCAGATTAACCAG GATCACCCGGATGCTTGGTCCCTGATTGGAAACCTCCACTTGGCCAAACAGGAATGGGGACCGGGTCAAAAGAAGTTTGAGCGTATTCTGAAGCAGCCGTCCACACAAAATGACACCTACTCCATGCTGGCTCTGGGTAACGTGTGGCTGCAGACGCTGCACCAGCCCACGAGAGACCGGGAAAAG GAAAAGCGACACCAGGACAGAGCCCTGGCCATATACAAACAAGTCCTGCGAAATGACTCCAAGAACCTCTACGCTGCTAATGGCATCG GTGCCGTCCTGGCCCacaagggcttcttcagggaggCTCGCGACGTGTTTGCGCAGGTGAGGGAGGCCACGGCAGACATCAGTGACGTCTGGCTCAACCTGGCTCACATCtatgtggagcagaagcagTACATCAGCGCTGTGCAGATG TACGAGAACTGCCTGAAGAAATTTTACAAATACCAGAACACCGAGGTGCTGCTGTACCTCGCGAGGGCACTTTTCAAATGTGGCAAACTGCAAGACTGCAAGCAGATGCTGCTGAAG GCCCGCCACGTGGCGCCCAGCGACACGGTGCTCATGTTCAATGTGGCCCTGGTGCTCCAGAGACTGGCTACTTTAGTGCTGAAAGATGAGAAAAGCAACTTGAAGGCTGTGCTCAGCGCTGTCAAGGAGCTGGAACTGGCTCACAG gtACTTCAGCTACCTCTGCAAGGCCGGCGACAAGATGAGGTTTGATCTGGCTCTCGCCGCTTCTGAAGCCAG GCAGTGCTCTGACCTTCTGAGTCAGGCTCAGTACCACGTGGCACGAGCCAGGaagcaggatgaggaggagaaggagctccGTGCCAAACAAGAGCAGGAACGGGACATCCTGCGTCAACAGATTAAGAAAGAACAG ACGGAGAAGCGGAACAAAGAGGCGGAGGAACAGAAGAAGCTCTTGGAGCAGAGGGCTTTGTACGTGGAGAAGACCAAGAACCTGCTCACCTTCGCAGAGGGATCAAAGGAACTggccaaagaaaagaagaagagcggTGGACGC CGTAAGAAAGGAGGCGACATGGATGAGTTTGTCAACGATGACTCCGATGAAGACCTGccgctgaagaagaagaagaagaagcggggGGGCAGCGGCAGCGAACCGGATGAGGGCGCGGAGGGAGATAAGCCGCGCAAGAAGAAGCGGAA ACCTGCTAGAGGGGATGACAGTGATGACGAGGATGGAGGATCACGACCCAAGAAGCAGCGTAAACCCAAAGAACGCAAGCGGGTGGAAAAG CAACAGCCTGAGCGTCTGCCGCCGTCTCTCAAAGGAAAGATCAAGTCTAAGGCCATCATCTCCTCTTCGGAGTCCTCGTCAGATGAGGATGGCCTGAAAATAGCCGAAGACAG ACACCAAAGAGACAGCGGTTCAGGATCCGATGATGGAGGCGGCCACAGGAAGCAGATTCCATCGGACAGCGAGTCGGACGGAGGGAGGAAACACTCGGGCAGCGAGGCGGGCAGCCCTCGGCGCTCTGGTGGCTCGGAGGACGACGACTCTGGCAGTGACCGTccggtgaagaagaggagagtgCAGCGGCAGTCGGACTCGGAGCAGTCGGACAATGAGAGCAAGAGGAGTCGGTCGGGGTCCGACGACGAGTCCAGGCCCAGTTCACCCGCCGCAGCGTCGGGCCGGGGGTCAGATAGGGGCTCTGAGGCGGGATCAGACATCCAGGGCTCCCCGCGCCACTCCGACAATGGCTCTGAGCCAGAAGCCTCCAACAATGACAGCGATTAA